One segment of Desulfosudis oleivorans Hxd3 DNA contains the following:
- the clpS gene encoding ATP-dependent Clp protease adapter ClpS, with protein MAGRDSGIQTGRLQKTGTRVKPPSLYKVLLHNDDYTTMEFVVEILRHIFRKSLEDATTIMLNVHRNGVGCCGLFTYEIAETKIDLVHGYARERGFPLQCSMERE; from the coding sequence ATGGCCGGCCGTGATTCTGGCATTCAGACAGGACGTTTACAGAAAACCGGTACGCGGGTGAAACCGCCGTCCCTTTACAAGGTCCTGCTTCACAACGACGATTACACAACCATGGAGTTTGTGGTGGAGATCCTGCGGCACATTTTCCGTAAATCGCTTGAGGACGCCACCACCATCATGCTCAACGTTCACAGAAACGGCGTCGGCTGCTGCGGGTTGTTTACCTACGAGATCGCTGAAACCAAGATCGACCTGGTGCATGGCTATGCCCGGGAACGGGGATTTCCCCTGCAGTGTAGCATGGAAAGGGAATAG
- a CDS encoding protein kinase, with product MNDTSDFFSIEIGDELVVDGRRFEILGHAKELRFGIEDPKFWVKRAIDLDTGERKIIKLAYFESFEAALGGVRIRCFRDPEKEGAVLNLTRGHPFFMRGDVFHDHKGNNIRVLDIVHGPTFLEYIGSFRMPYETYFHDHLPGILENLVKAFEGIGMLHANGLKHGDIRNDHLIVENGTGNFVWIDFDYDFAATENPFGLDIFGLGNILCYAVGKGFHTYYDIKNDRYTYKDLADHLDADDFSLLDPRRFINMAKLHPLIPEMLNGILMFFSRGATIYYETVDEILEDLRWFLNNLPR from the coding sequence GTGAATGACACCTCCGATTTCTTTTCCATTGAGATCGGCGATGAACTGGTGGTAGACGGCAGACGCTTCGAGATTCTCGGCCATGCCAAGGAGCTCCGGTTCGGCATTGAGGATCCCAAGTTCTGGGTCAAGCGGGCCATAGACCTGGACACCGGTGAGCGCAAGATTATCAAGCTGGCCTATTTTGAGTCCTTTGAGGCGGCCCTGGGCGGGGTCCGGATACGCTGTTTCCGGGACCCGGAAAAAGAGGGGGCCGTGCTGAACCTGACCAGGGGGCACCCCTTCTTCATGCGGGGGGATGTGTTTCATGATCACAAGGGCAACAACATCCGGGTGCTTGACATCGTGCACGGCCCCACGTTTCTGGAGTATATCGGGTCGTTTCGAATGCCCTATGAAACCTATTTCCATGACCATCTGCCCGGCATTCTGGAAAACCTGGTCAAGGCGTTTGAAGGCATCGGCATGCTTCACGCCAACGGCCTGAAGCACGGCGACATTCGCAACGACCACCTGATCGTTGAAAACGGTACCGGCAATTTTGTCTGGATCGATTTTGATTATGATTTCGCGGCCACGGAAAACCCGTTCGGGCTGGATATCTTCGGCCTGGGCAACATTCTGTGTTATGCCGTGGGCAAGGGGTTTCATACCTATTACGACATCAAAAACGACCGGTACACGTACAAGGACCTGGCGGACCACCTGGATGCCGACGACTTTTCGCTGCTGGATCCGCGCCGGTTTATCAACATGGCCAAGCTTCACCCGTTGATTCCGGAGATGTTAAACGGCATCCTGATGTTTTTTTCACGGGGGGCCACCATTTACTATGAAACAGTGGATGAGATCCTTGAGGACCTGCGCTGGTTTTTGAACAATCTGCCCCGCTGA
- the secA gene encoding preprotein translocase subunit SecA produces the protein MQFWETAEKLSEKVFGGVSNMLLSVFGSQNERVLKRLYPVVDQINALEETMKAKSDEALKQQTAVFKQRFQEGESLDDLLPEAFATVREASVRSLGMRHFDVQLIGGMVLHQGKIAEMKTGEGKTLAATLPVYLNALTGRGVHVVTVNDYLASRDAQWMGTIYTFLGLSVGVIVHGMDDAERKAAYGADITYGTNNEFGFDYLRDNMKFYSDSLVQRDLHYAIVDEVDSILIDEARTPLIISGPAEKSTTLYYQANTVIPALKEEDDYTIDEKARSVTLTEAGVAKAEKAMGVDNLYAPENVESLHHVNQALKAHTLFKRDVDYIITDEKEVVIVDEFTGRLMPGRRFSEGLHQALEAKEGVRIENENQTLATITFQNYFRMYDKLAGMTGTADTEAEEFAKIYRLSVVVIPTNMPMVRTDFADVIYKTRAEKFEAVLDEIAALHEKGQPVLVGTVSIDVSELLSKKLQKRGIRHSVLNAKRHRQEAEIVAAAGQKGAVTISTNMAGRGTDIVLGEGVRELDGLHILGTERHESRRIDNQLRGRSGRQGDPGSSRFYLSLEDDLLRIFGGDRMKRIMETLGMKDGDPIEHGMITRAIENAQKKVEGHNFEIRKHLIEYDDVMNEQRTVIYEQRRRALRKEDLKEPVLDMIADKADEIAARYADKNALPDEWDLDGLNEALYKQFNMRLAFDEASLEGLDAEALASRVYESAVRHYENKEKAIGAPDMRELERIFLLQTVDALWKDHLLSMDHLKEGIGLRGYAQQNPLIIYKKEAFSMFQEMIERIKEETLSILFRIQIQTPDTVEKLMQPEEQDFTLSRGGDEDERKKAPVKRDDDKIGRNSPCPCGSGKKYKKCCGA, from the coding sequence ATGCAGTTCTGGGAGACAGCCGAAAAGCTTTCAGAAAAGGTGTTTGGCGGTGTCAGCAATATGCTGCTCTCCGTGTTCGGCAGTCAGAACGAACGGGTGCTCAAGCGGCTCTATCCGGTGGTGGATCAGATCAACGCCCTGGAAGAGACCATGAAGGCCAAGAGCGACGAAGCGCTGAAACAGCAGACCGCTGTTTTCAAACAGCGGTTTCAGGAAGGCGAGTCCCTGGATGACCTGTTGCCCGAGGCTTTTGCCACGGTGCGGGAAGCGTCCGTGCGGTCCCTGGGCATGCGCCATTTTGACGTGCAGCTGATCGGCGGTATGGTGCTGCACCAGGGCAAGATCGCGGAGATGAAAACCGGTGAAGGCAAGACCCTGGCGGCCACGCTTCCCGTGTACCTGAACGCTCTCACCGGCCGTGGGGTTCACGTGGTCACGGTGAACGACTACCTGGCATCCCGGGACGCCCAGTGGATGGGAACCATTTACACGTTTCTCGGCCTGTCGGTGGGCGTGATTGTTCACGGCATGGACGACGCGGAACGCAAGGCGGCCTACGGGGCCGACATTACCTACGGCACCAACAACGAGTTCGGCTTCGACTACCTGCGGGACAACATGAAGTTCTACAGCGATTCGCTGGTGCAGCGGGACCTTCATTACGCCATCGTGGACGAGGTGGACAGTATTCTCATCGACGAGGCCCGGACCCCGCTGATCATTTCCGGCCCGGCGGAAAAGTCCACCACCCTTTACTACCAGGCCAATACCGTTATTCCCGCCCTCAAGGAAGAAGACGATTATACAATTGATGAAAAGGCCCGGTCCGTGACCCTGACCGAGGCCGGCGTGGCAAAAGCGGAAAAGGCCATGGGTGTGGACAACCTTTACGCGCCGGAAAATGTTGAAAGCCTTCATCACGTAAACCAGGCCTTAAAGGCCCACACGCTGTTCAAGCGGGACGTGGATTACATTATCACCGACGAAAAAGAGGTGGTGATTGTTGATGAGTTCACCGGCCGCCTGATGCCGGGTCGCCGGTTCAGCGAGGGGCTTCACCAGGCACTGGAGGCCAAAGAGGGGGTTCGCATCGAAAACGAGAACCAGACCCTGGCCACCATCACTTTTCAGAACTACTTCCGCATGTACGACAAGCTGGCCGGCATGACCGGCACGGCCGACACCGAGGCCGAGGAGTTTGCCAAGATCTACAGGCTGAGCGTGGTGGTGATTCCCACCAACATGCCCATGGTGCGAACCGATTTTGCGGATGTAATTTACAAGACCCGGGCGGAAAAATTCGAGGCGGTGTTAGACGAGATCGCCGCCCTTCATGAAAAGGGCCAGCCCGTTCTGGTGGGCACGGTTTCGATTGACGTGTCCGAACTGCTCAGCAAGAAACTTCAGAAGCGGGGCATTCGCCATTCGGTGCTCAACGCCAAGCGGCACCGGCAGGAGGCCGAGATCGTGGCCGCCGCCGGACAGAAGGGGGCCGTGACCATTTCCACCAACATGGCCGGCCGCGGCACTGACATCGTGCTGGGCGAAGGGGTCCGGGAACTGGACGGACTCCACATCCTGGGCACGGAACGCCACGAGAGCCGGCGCATCGACAACCAGTTGCGGGGCCGTTCCGGCCGGCAGGGGGATCCGGGCAGCTCCCGCTTCTATCTTTCCCTGGAAGACGACCTGCTGCGGATTTTCGGCGGGGACCGGATGAAGCGGATCATGGAGACCCTGGGCATGAAGGACGGGGACCCCATTGAGCACGGCATGATCACCCGGGCCATTGAAAACGCCCAGAAGAAGGTGGAGGGCCACAATTTTGAAATCCGCAAGCACCTGATCGAGTACGACGACGTGATGAACGAACAACGGACCGTGATCTACGAACAGCGCCGCAGGGCCCTTCGCAAGGAGGATCTCAAGGAGCCTGTTCTGGACATGATCGCGGACAAGGCCGACGAGATCGCGGCCCGGTACGCCGATAAAAACGCCCTGCCCGACGAGTGGGACCTGGACGGCCTCAACGAGGCCCTGTACAAGCAGTTCAACATGCGCCTGGCCTTTGACGAGGCGTCACTGGAGGGGCTGGATGCCGAGGCCCTGGCCTCCCGTGTTTATGAGTCGGCGGTCCGGCATTATGAGAACAAGGAAAAAGCCATCGGCGCCCCGGACATGCGGGAACTGGAGCGGATTTTTCTGCTGCAGACCGTGGACGCCCTGTGGAAGGACCACCTGCTCTCCATGGACCATCTGAAGGAGGGCATCGGGCTGAGGGGGTACGCCCAGCAGAATCCGCTGATCATTTATAAAAAAGAGGCCTTCTCCATGTTTCAGGAGATGATCGAACGGATCAAAGAGGAGACCCTTTCCATTCTGTTCCGCATTCAGATTCAAACACCGGATACCGTGGAAAAGCTGATGCAGCCCGAGGAGCAGGATTTTACCCTTTCCCGGGGCGGTGATGAAGATGAACGAAAAAAGGCGCCGGTCAAGCGGGACGATGACAAGATCGGCAGAAATTCGCCGTGTCCCTGCGGCAGCGGCAAGAAGTACAAGAAGTGCTGCGGCGCCTGA
- the clpA gene encoding ATP-dependent Clp protease ATP-binding subunit ClpA, translating into MISKELSATLGFAVSEAKKHRHEFVCLEHILYAILHEATGVEIIYGCGGNVDALKEALQDFFRHKIDRVSEEDEYVLQQTIGFQRVIQRAVNHARSAEKEKVAVGDILAALFEEKSSHAVYFLESEGVTRLEVLKYISHGTDDGTLSPDVEEGTRTGRPEKKKVTDPLEVFTVELVRRAAEGKLDPVIGREMELRRAIQVLCRRRKNNPVFVGEPGVGKTAIAEGLAQKISDGDVPDMLADTRIYSLDLGSLLAGTKFRGDFEQRLKKVVLALQKQPGAILFIDEIHTIVGAGATSSGSMDASNILKPVLATGDIRCIGSTTYEEYTNHFAKDRALSRRFEKIEIGEPSVPACVKILRGLKSRYEEHHHITFTDAAIKSAADLSARYLNDRYLPDKAIDVIDEAGAAIRLSGGAHRTKVHSTDIEKIVSDMARVPVRSVSKNDRQRLEGLERELKQVVFGQDEAIAFLTTAIKRSRAGLGKPEKPIGSFLFTGPTGVGKTEIARQMAAILGVAFIRFDMSEYMEKHAVARLIGAPPGYVGFDQAGLLTDRIRKHPYSVLLLDEIEKAHADVYNILLQVMDHATLTDNNGKEADFRNVILIMTSNVGSREISSQAIGFSGDTGSPAGRGKKAVENFFSPEFRNRLDGVIGFNRLAPAIMEKVVDKFVGQLAAQLEARRITLAMDADARQWLARHGHDPAYGARPLERLIQAAIMDVLADEILFGRLEKGGAVRVGVAGEELSFAYDSPDSLH; encoded by the coding sequence ATGATCAGCAAGGAACTCAGCGCCACCCTCGGCTTTGCCGTGAGCGAGGCAAAAAAACACCGTCATGAATTCGTGTGCCTGGAGCATATCCTGTATGCGATTCTGCACGAGGCCACCGGCGTCGAGATCATCTACGGGTGCGGCGGCAATGTGGATGCGTTGAAGGAGGCGCTTCAGGATTTCTTCCGGCACAAGATCGACCGGGTGTCCGAGGAAGATGAATACGTGCTGCAGCAGACCATCGGGTTTCAGCGGGTCATTCAACGGGCCGTGAACCACGCGCGGTCGGCGGAAAAGGAAAAGGTGGCCGTGGGCGATATTCTGGCGGCCCTTTTTGAGGAGAAGTCCTCCCACGCGGTCTATTTTCTGGAGTCCGAAGGGGTCACCCGGCTGGAGGTGCTGAAGTATATCTCCCATGGAACCGATGACGGGACGCTTTCGCCGGATGTGGAAGAGGGCACAAGGACCGGCCGGCCGGAAAAGAAAAAGGTCACCGACCCCCTGGAGGTATTCACCGTTGAACTGGTCCGGCGGGCCGCCGAAGGCAAGCTTGATCCGGTGATCGGCCGGGAGATGGAGCTGCGGCGGGCCATACAGGTGCTCTGCCGGCGGCGCAAGAATAACCCGGTGTTTGTGGGAGAGCCGGGCGTGGGCAAAACCGCCATTGCCGAGGGGCTGGCCCAGAAGATTTCCGATGGGGATGTGCCGGATATGCTGGCCGACACCCGGATTTACTCGCTGGACCTGGGATCCCTGCTGGCCGGCACCAAGTTCCGGGGCGATTTTGAGCAGCGGCTGAAGAAGGTGGTGCTGGCCCTTCAGAAACAGCCCGGCGCGATTCTGTTCATCGACGAGATTCATACCATCGTGGGCGCCGGCGCCACCAGCAGCGGGTCCATGGATGCCTCCAACATTCTCAAGCCGGTGCTGGCCACCGGTGACATTCGCTGCATCGGTTCCACCACCTACGAGGAGTACACCAACCATTTTGCCAAGGACCGTGCCCTGTCCCGCCGGTTTGAAAAGATCGAGATCGGCGAACCGTCGGTGCCCGCCTGCGTAAAGATTCTTCGGGGGTTAAAGTCCCGTTACGAGGAGCACCATCATATCACCTTCACCGATGCCGCCATTAAGAGCGCGGCGGACCTTTCCGCCCGGTACCTGAATGACCGGTACCTGCCGGACAAGGCCATTGACGTGATTGACGAAGCCGGGGCCGCCATTCGCCTCTCCGGCGGGGCTCACCGGACCAAAGTCCATTCCACGGACATTGAAAAGATCGTGTCCGACATGGCCCGTGTGCCGGTGCGCAGCGTGTCGAAAAATGACCGGCAGCGGCTGGAGGGCCTGGAACGGGAGCTGAAACAGGTGGTTTTCGGCCAGGACGAGGCCATCGCGTTTCTGACCACCGCCATCAAGCGGAGCCGGGCCGGGCTGGGCAAGCCGGAAAAGCCCATCGGTTCTTTTCTGTTTACCGGTCCCACAGGCGTGGGCAAGACCGAAATCGCCCGGCAGATGGCGGCGATTCTGGGCGTGGCGTTTATTCGGTTTGACATGAGCGAATACATGGAAAAACACGCCGTGGCCCGGCTGATCGGCGCGCCCCCCGGCTATGTGGGGTTTGACCAGGCCGGCCTGCTCACCGACCGGATTCGCAAGCATCCTTACAGCGTGCTCCTGCTTGATGAAATCGAGAAGGCCCACGCCGATGTTTACAATATTTTGCTTCAGGTGATGGATCATGCCACCCTTACCGACAACAACGGCAAGGAGGCCGATTTTAGAAACGTGATCCTGATCATGACCTCCAACGTGGGGTCCCGGGAGATCAGCAGCCAGGCCATCGGCTTTTCCGGCGACACCGGCAGTCCGGCGGGCCGGGGGAAAAAGGCGGTGGAAAATTTCTTCTCACCGGAGTTTCGCAATCGGCTGGACGGCGTCATCGGGTTCAACCGGCTGGCGCCGGCGATCATGGAAAAAGTGGTGGACAAGTTTGTCGGCCAGCTGGCGGCCCAGCTGGAAGCGCGCCGGATCACCCTTGCCATGGATGCCGATGCCCGGCAGTGGCTGGCCCGGCACGGGCATGACCCGGCATATGGCGCGCGTCCCCTGGAGCGGCTCATTCAGGCGGCGATCATGGACGTGCTGGCCGACGAGATCCTGTTCGGCCGCCTTGAAAAGGGAGGGGCCGTGCGTGTGGGGGTTGCGGGCGAAGAACTCTCTTTTGCCTATGATTCGCCGGATTCCCTTCACTGA
- a CDS encoding universal stress protein encodes MISILFAVNDSVSSRAAVDYLANLPFRPEDVRIRLAHVFRKPSSSEELMGKKFMAEQVNRYQTMLDEARERLVQGGFLPDHVDTELVTDPYDTIGDGIMDLFKKGTYNMVVIGRKRMSKAEEFVLGDPSVKLVRSLEGVAIVVIRS; translated from the coding sequence TTGATTTCCATACTTTTCGCGGTCAATGATTCGGTTAGTTCCAGAGCGGCGGTGGACTATCTGGCCAATCTGCCTTTTCGCCCGGAGGATGTGCGGATTCGGCTGGCGCATGTGTTCCGCAAGCCATCCTCCAGCGAGGAGCTGATGGGCAAAAAGTTCATGGCCGAACAGGTGAACCGGTACCAGACCATGCTGGACGAGGCAAGAGAACGGCTGGTGCAGGGTGGTTTTCTGCCGGATCATGTGGATACCGAACTGGTGACCGATCCCTATGACACCATCGGCGACGGTATTATGGACCTGTTTAAAAAGGGAACCTACAACATGGTGGTGATCGGCCGGAAACGGATGTCCAAGGCCGAGGAGTTCGTGCTGGGGGATCCCAGCGTCAAGCTGGTGCGTTCTCTGGAGGGGGTGGCCATTGTTGTCATCCGGTCATGA
- a CDS encoding GAF domain-containing protein, which produces MIRQVERKFYLKEFKAISRAISNYEDLNLLFTHIVEGLCRTFSLKGCCIMLFDEREKQLFRVASHGLSDAYTGKGPVVMDEKYSAFFTKEPVYIEDMQASPLMHYPEAARQEGIKSMLSVPILYRKNVVGLLRMYTDQVQEYHEEDVDSISTLALQLAVVLEKNGLKNFLDGVKTVLGNIPPRLLKGLC; this is translated from the coding sequence ATGATCAGACAGGTGGAGAGAAAGTTTTACCTAAAGGAGTTCAAGGCGATCAGCCGGGCCATTTCCAATTATGAAGACCTGAACCTGCTGTTTACCCATATCGTGGAAGGGCTCTGCCGGACCTTTTCTCTCAAGGGGTGCTGCATCATGCTGTTTGACGAGCGGGAGAAGCAGCTTTTCCGGGTGGCCAGCCACGGCCTGAGCGACGCCTACACCGGCAAGGGGCCGGTGGTCATGGATGAGAAGTATTCGGCCTTTTTTACCAAGGAGCCGGTTTATATTGAAGACATGCAGGCCAGCCCCCTGATGCACTACCCCGAGGCGGCCCGACAGGAAGGCATCAAGTCCATGCTGTCGGTGCCCATTCTGTACCGGAAAAATGTGGTGGGCCTGCTGCGGATGTATACGGACCAGGTGCAGGAGTATCACGAGGAGGATGTGGATTCCATTTCTACCCTTGCCCTTCAGCTGGCCGTGGTGCTGGAGAAAAACGGGCTGAAGAATTTTCTTGATGGGGTCAAGACGGTTCTGGGCAACATTCCGCCCCGGTTGCTGAAAGGGCTGTGCTGA
- the aat gene encoding leucyl/phenylalanyl-tRNA--protein transferase, whose product MSVFFLDGAAEAFPPARLADANGLLAVGGDLCVERLLAAYRAGIFPWYAEGDPILWWSPDPRLVLFPGDLRISRRLGRVLRKKPFQVTMDAAFEQVVRACAAAPRRSGPGTWIVDEMIDAYCRLHRAGYAHSVEAWQEGELAGGLYGVSLGRCFFGESMFTRTSNASKAALVRLVQFLSDRGFDMIDCQMTTAHLVGFGAVEISRKLFLKRLAAALMAPTLTGNWRLETVGPGFHNVLASRTDRAATYSHQGEI is encoded by the coding sequence ATGTCTGTATTCTTTCTAGACGGAGCCGCAGAAGCTTTCCCCCCGGCGCGCCTTGCCGATGCAAACGGCCTGCTGGCCGTGGGGGGAGATCTTTGCGTCGAACGCCTGCTGGCCGCCTACCGGGCGGGCATCTTTCCATGGTATGCCGAAGGAGACCCCATTCTGTGGTGGTCCCCGGATCCCCGGCTGGTGCTGTTCCCCGGCGACCTCAGAATATCCCGGCGCCTGGGGCGGGTGCTTCGCAAAAAACCCTTTCAGGTGACCATGGACGCGGCGTTTGAACAGGTGGTTCGCGCCTGCGCGGCGGCGCCCCGACGGTCCGGCCCCGGCACCTGGATCGTGGACGAGATGATCGACGCCTACTGCCGTCTGCACAGGGCCGGATATGCCCACTCCGTTGAGGCGTGGCAGGAGGGCGAGCTCGCCGGCGGGCTTTACGGGGTTTCCCTGGGCCGCTGCTTTTTCGGAGAGTCCATGTTTACCCGGACCAGCAACGCGTCCAAGGCGGCGTTGGTGAGGCTTGTGCAGTTTCTTTCGGATCGCGGCTTTGACATGATCGACTGCCAGATGACCACGGCTCATCTGGTGGGGTTTGGCGCCGTGGAGATCAGCCGGAAACTGTTTTTAAAGCGGCTGGCGGCGGCCCTGATGGCGCCGACCCTGACCGGAAACTGGCGGCTGGAAACGGTGGGCCCCGGTTTTCATAATGTTTTAGCGTCCCGTACCGACCGGGCGGCGACATATTCACATCAGGGGGAAATATGA